One genomic segment of Plasmodium cynomolgi strain B DNA, chromosome 14, whole genome shotgun sequence includes these proteins:
- a CDS encoding hypothetical protein (putative) — MAQIILLFGDENFSFCNGFLADHDDDIVEVCSCLKENELKQESKSNIQALSKNVIIHYGINPVQLKSKFPPNTFDALYYILPGLSFHGHPDFIDPQTEMFKLRLNLFCFSFLKSSKNIVKPDGYVYLLFPDESSARSGSALPVTDGNVDGTNHINDTDNNNQNNDSSDNVEGNSNLNSNTNNAVAEGLGDASQGKKHGLPFLPIEPKKLAKFCNVSREHSKDYNLNLAVHANWLPVLFNQPIVNELPEWVKTCKYYCFKMTELPISKNKNSRGGGNGGNNNIGATGNMSNEQNRDDDNENKDDENRGKNREGKNDEEKRQDGDGSNDNNNSSTNNANVQNNENAGNNAENELNKDKENDPDEYNVLKIPPQVFDYPIEKLGHVNECFLFKLYSSNSKSVLISRLTLKYDPRISGWKGDNKIKKDMLNNNMSMNMGNMNMNNMNMNMNSMNMMKNMNSLMNMNKYKGGKYKNKQPKNDFQQQYKNNLMQNNMNYSLNKKGNMNLPPPPPNNLNMQPNNVNMPNQNMNYKQNNFPFVNNFKGMPNNLSQNVQNSMTNIPMNVNPNLSNNMMNPYLNGAFNNNFRNNMYQQNIPMPPPMGNFNKK; from the exons ATGGCGCAAAT AATCCTCCTTTTCGGTGACGAAAACTTCAGCTTCTGCAACGGCTTCCTAGCCGACCACGATGACGACATTGTTGAAGTTTGTAGTtgtttaaaagaaaatgaattaaaacaAGAAAGTAAAAGTAACATTCAGGCACTAAGCAAGAATGTGATTATTCACTATGGCATTAACCCAGTTCAGCTAAAATCTAAATTCCCCCCAAATACTTTTGATGcgttatattatattttacccGGGTTGTCATTTCATGGACATCCAGATTTTATCGATCCACAAACGGAGATGTTTAAGTTAcgtttaaatttattttgttttagttttttaaaaagtagtaaaaatatagttaaACCTGATGGTTATGTTTACTTATTATTTCCTGACGAATCTTCCGCGCGGAGTGGCAGTGCGCTACCTGTGACTGATGGAAACGTCGATGGCACGAACCATATTAATGACACTGACAATAACAATCAAAACAATGACAGCAGTGACAATGTTGAAGGAAATAGTAACCTTAACAGTAATACAAACAATGCAGTGGCGGAGGGACTCGGAGACGCTTCTCAAGGTAAGAAGCACGGTCTACCCTTCCTGCCCATAGAACCGAAAAAGTtagcaaaattttgtaacGTCTCAAGAGAGCACAGTaaagattataatttaaaccTTGCCGTGCATGCAAATTGGCTACCTGTCCTCTTCAACCAACCCATTGTGAATGAACTTCCCGAGTGGGTAAAGACATGTAAGTACTACTGCTTCAAGATGACCGAGTTACCAATTagtaagaataaaaatagccGAGGGGGTGGAAACGGAGGTAATAATAACATAGGAGCTACGGGGAACATGAGCAATGAACAGAACAGAGATGATGACAATGAAAATAAGGATGACGAaaatagaggaaaaaatagggaaggTAAAAATGACGAAGAAAAGAGACAAGACGGGGACGGAAGTAATGATAACAATAATAGTAGTACCAATAATGCCAATGTGCAGAATAACGAAAATGCAGGAAATAACGCAGAAAATGAGCTAAACAAAGATAAGGAAAACGACCCTGATGAATACAATGTTTTGAAAATACCCCCCCAGGTTTTTGATTACCCCATCGAAAAACTGGGACATGTTAATGAATGCTTCTTGTTTAAGCTTTACTCATCAAATAGCAAAAGCGTCCTTATTTCTAGACTAACTCTGAAATACGATCCCAGAATTTCAGGATGGAAAGGAGACAACAAAATCAAGAAAGACATgcttaataataatatgtcTATGAACATGGGAAATatgaatatgaataatatgaACATGAACATGAACAGCATGAacatgatgaaaaatatgaacagctTAATGAATATGAATAAGTATAAAGGAGgaaagtacaaaaataaacaaccGAAAAATGACTTCCAACAGcagtataaaaataacttaatgcaaaataatatgaattattcattaaataaaaaaggaaatatgaatctccctcctcctcccccaaaTAATTTGAATATGCAACCAAATAATGTGAACATGCCAAATCAGAATATGAATTATAAACAGAATAACTTTccttttgttaataattttaaaggCATGCCGAATAATTTATctcaaaatgtgcaaaatagTATGACCAACATTCCGATGAATGTCAATCCGAACCTCTCCAACAATATGATGAACCCCTACCTTAATGGTGCCTTCAACAACAACTTCAGGAATAACATGTATCAGCAAAACATCCCCATGCCCCCCCCCATGGGCAACTTTAACAAAAAGTAA
- a CDS encoding Mitotic apparatus protein p62 (putative): MFYGKVIKADEIVVPEIKDGYSVIHLSRACLNNPEDEGKLYVQVEDANGCYNICCLQKNVCEDTALDIFLMLDNEVKLKTSGSKNEVHIVGYYEVSFGQDHLDDDEEDEELEDEDDEYENEEVRMLTRKNTLKNSLANGFGKKKKKNSLDEDDETNVGNNDDDDEDDDDDDEEDEDDEEGEDDDEEDDEEDDDEDEDEEDEDEEDEEDEEDDEDDEDDEDGTKNKGEKKKNGPKKNKNKRALDNKNDGPSKKSKLFDESQYEKDLVAFLKKNGKCKLPELGKVKKPEGLNMKLGFFIKKHSNVFKLDADSQVVSLKNN; encoded by the exons ATGTTTTACG GAAAAGTAATTAAGGCAGACGAAATCGTCGTACCGGAGATTAAGGACGGATACTCTGTTATCCATCTATCGAGAGCatgtttaaataatcctGAGGATGAAGGAAAATTGTACGTACAAGTAGAAGATGCCAATGGATGCTATAACATCTgctgtttgcaaaaaaacgTGTGTGAAGATACAGCGttggatatatttttaatgctaGATAATGAAGTAAAGCTAAAAACGAGTGGAAGTAAAAACGAAGTCCATATTGTTGGATATTACGAAGTTTCATTTGGTCAGGACCATTTggatgatgatgaggaagacgaagagttggaagatgaagatgatgaatatgaaaatgaagaggtTAGAATGCTTACGAGGAAAAATACACTGAAAAATTCGCTAGCTAATGgatttggaaaaaagaagaaaaaaaattctttggATGAAGATGATGAAACGAATGTAGGAAATaacgatgacgatgatgaggatgatgacgacgatgatgaggaggatgaagatgatgaagagggagaagatgacgacgaggaggacgatgaagaggatgacgatgaggatgaagatgaagaggatgaggatgaagaggatgaggaggacgagGAAGATGATGAAGACGATGAAGACGATGAAGATGGgacaaaaaacaaaggagagaaaaaaaaaaacggaccaaaaaaaaataaaaataagagagCGCTggataacaaaaatgatggcCCATCCAAAAAATCCAAATTGTTTGACGAAAGTCAGTACGAAAAAGACCTcgttgcatttttaaaaaaaaatggaaagtgcAAATTGCCCGAGTTAGGAAAAGTCAAGAAGCCCGAAGGACTGAATATGAAATTGGGCTTCTTTATTAAGAAGCATTCAAACGTGTTTAAGTTAGACGCAGATAGCCAAGTGGTTTCGTTGAAGAATAACTGA
- a CDS encoding nuclear movement protein (putative): MENEKHENMLLAIARDFQSIDNLIETFLSFLEHKTDYFHVMLNEDDIGTLAKKYDGTVGKDILNNNKCGFKAHSREQNLMKSFRKHQLNYIMKKQPYLIESEDMRNKYLPSCDELKKLNTSKFCEVKNKQNDMQKKVETGATPFSVTASETHISTWNGGQTEKYLWNQALNEINIEMPLHTEIKTSEINVQITNKSIKVYHKNELKLEGTFYEEVNKQECMWNIEDKKKLIIFLEKKRENWWPCVIMGDPEIDTSKIESKKNLTDFDEKTQGEIRKFLHQQKM, from the exons atggaaaacgAAAAGCACGAAAATATGCTACTCGCCATTGCGCGAGATTTTCAGTCGATAGACAATTTAATAGAAACCTTTTTGTCATTCCTCGAACACAAAACTGACTACTTCCACGTAATGCTTAATGAGGATGATATAGGAACATTGGCCAAAAAGTATGATGGCACTGTAGGGaaagatattttaaataacaaCAAGTGTGGATTCAAAGCACATAGCAGAGAACAAAACTTAATGAAGTCATTTAGAAAACAccaattaaattatattatgaaaaagcAGCCGTATTTAATCGAAAGTGAAGACATGaggaataaatatttaccttcATGTgatgagttaaaaaaattgaataccTCAAAATTCTGcgaagtgaaaaataaacagaacGATATGCAGAAGAAGGTAGAAACTGGAGCGACACCGTTTAGTGTCACTGCaa GTGAAACCCACATATCAACCTGGAATGGCGGACAAACTGAGAAATATCTCTGGAATCAGGCGCTAAACGAAATTAACATAGAAATGCCGCTCCACACTGAAATAAAAACCAGCGAAATCAACGTCCAAATTACGAACAAAAGCATTAAAGTGTATCACAAAA ATGAACTAAAACTGGAAGGCACCTTTTATGAAGAAGTGAATAAACAGGAATGCATGTGGAACATAGAGGACAAGAAAAagctaattatttttttggaaaaaaaaagagaaaactgGTGGCCATGTGTAATAATGGGGGACCCAGAAATAGACACTTCCAAAATTGAGTCCAAAAAGAACTTAACCgattttgatgaaaaaacgCAGGGAGAAATACGGAAATTTTTGCACCAGCAGAAAATGTAA
- a CDS encoding hypothetical protein (putative), with protein sequence MPNDTRYYYDVINTKWWYFDTLSGGWRECEEEVATEEAVEEEVTAESAKNYEEKKSHKYHGYTNVDKWNERNYKNHPQHVMNGKVETKKGKRLENRLHNYAYTPRKTSKPNSEGSNAASNTKHYSFKSNIKQHKYGNMLEHDETYDDSYEDNGHGKYPNGEAEENSYYESGGRYDESGGRYDESGGHYDESGGHYDESGGHYDESGGHYDESGGHYDESGGHYDESGGNYDEAGGQYDENWGYYDEYGGYYDEHGGYYDEHGGYYDKNGLYYDGSGEYYDESGVYKGENEMYYDENGGCYDENCHLYDGSEEHGEASGEYFEESGEYHNDKRYHHDDNDKHYYEDCSENAKGITHQEEGGGRFEKGARKYVHNYDGKTSNLRKSNESSKVDHGGGNKSDGHGSHKSDGHGRHKSDDHGSHKSDKKSEQRFNSSDKERTSYDDLMKDMVEKKKKKSFQSMSSGDSENSDKLSERINSLLNHSSSNLSILCKKDSSTILENLLSRSFTKSDHFNSINTIERASEDGKDENKAANRLIKRKTKVNFDEMYRAENNGGKDQMGRSGELSLGLVNNAGQNADRSDKDNDTETNYVPFVRRATRTLTFKNQGGLAGCLKVFQEKKKELMSSAASDVSDMEIKIANLKRRARELAQRYKTKNQTTGDQLKSDQIKTKFEELVFLVQQQKKESHEKGKNHK encoded by the exons atgccgaaTGATACGAGATATTATTACGACGTGATAAACACCAAGTGGTGGTATTTTGATACCCTCTCTGGGGGATGGAGAGAAtgcgaagaagaagtagcAACAGAGGAGGCAGTAGAAGAAGAGGTAACTGCAGAAAGTGCCAAAAATtatgaggaaaagaaaagccaTAAATACCATGGTTACACAAATGTGGACAAGTGGAACGAACGAAATTATAAGAATCATCCCCAACATGTTATGAACGGAAAAGtcgaaacaaaaaagggaaaaaggttGGAAAACAGACTCCAtaattatgcatatacacCAAGAAAAACCTCAAAACCGAATTCGGAAGGCTCCAACGCGGCCAGCAACACAAAACACTACTCCTTTAAGAGCAACATAAAACAACATAAATATGGGAATATGCTAGAGCATGATGAGACGTATGACGACTCGTATGAAGATAACGGGCATGGAAAATACCCAAATGGTGAGGCGGAGGAAAATAGCTACTATGAAAGCGGTGGACGCTACGATGAAAGCGGTGGACGCTACGATGAAAGCGGTGGACACTACGATGAAAGCGGTGGACACTACGATGAAAGCGGTGGACACTACGATGAAAGCGGTGGACACTACGATGAAAGCGGTGGACACTACGATGAAAGCGGTGGACACTACGATGAAAGCGGTGGGAACTACGACGAGGCTGGCGGACAGTACGACGAAAACTGGGGGTATTATGACGAATATGGGGGCTACTATGATGAGCATGGTGGATACTACGATGAGCATGGTGGGTACTACGATAAAAACGGGTTATATTATGATGGAAGTGGAGAGTATTATGATGAGAGCGGAGTCTACAAGGGAGAAAATGAGATGTACTATGATGAGAACGGGGGTTGTTACGACGAAAATTGCCATCTTTACGATGGAAGTGAAGAACACGGTGAAGCAAGCGGCGAATATTTCGAAGAAAGTGGAGAGTATCACAACGATAAAAGGTACCATCACGATGATAACGATAAACACTACTACGAAGATTGTAGCGAAAATGCAAAGGGAATTACTCATCAGGAGGAGGGAGGGGGACGGTTTGAAAAAGGGGCAAGAAAGTATGTCCATAATTACGACG GTAAAACCAGCAATTTGAGGAAGTCAAATGAAAGCAGCAAAGTTGATCACGGGGGGGGTAACAAAAGTGATGGTCATGGGAGCCACAAAAGTGATGGCCATGGGCGCCACAAAAGTGATGACCATGGGAGCCACAAAAGTGACAAGAAATCGGAGCAAAGGTTCAACTCCTCAGACAAAGAAAGAACCAGTTACGACGATTTAATGAAAGAcatggtggaaaaaaaaaaaaaaaaatcttttcaATCGATGAGTTCGGGTGATTCAGAAAACTCGGATAAGTTAAGCGAGCGAATTAACAGCTTACTGAATCACTCGAGCAGCAACTTGTCTAtactttgtaaaaaggatAGTTCgaccattttggaaaacttGCTAAGTCGAAGCTTCACGAAATCTGACCATTTTAATTCCATCAACACTATTGAAAGGGCAAGTGAAGATGGaaaggatgaaaataaagcagCGAATAGACTGATTAAGAGAAAGACCAAAGTAAATTTCGACGAAATGTATAGGGCTGAAAATAATGGTGGTAAAGATCAGATGGGTAGGAGTGGCGAACTGAGCCTTGGGTTGGTCAACAACGCGGGGCAGAACGCCGACCGCAGCGACAAGGATAATGACACCGAAACGAACTATGTGCCCTTCGTGAGGAGGGCTACGAGAACACTCACGTTTAAGAATCAGGGAGGACTAGCCGGGTGTCTGAAAGTATTtcaagaaaagaaaaaagagttaATGTCCTCCGCAGCCAGTGATGTAAGTGACatggaaattaaaattgcgAACCTTAAAAGGAGGGCCAGGGAGTTGGCCCAAAGATACAAAACCAAAAATCAAACCACGGGGGATCAACTCAAAAGTGATCAAATTAAgacaaaatttgaagaattagTTTTTCTCGTGCAGCAGCAAAAGAAGGAATCCCatgagaaggggaagaaccaCAAATGA
- a CDS encoding hypothetical protein (putative) — MSSATQLGISEREYEEALAVEKLFFLSSKERCNYCSIGKPTFVDTYNYEFICDKCSFRSKHKKRIGEDSISYYDVQKLEKKFGVASTSNHNSSKKKEKKKNKEKDRSGGDRDRDRDRRKDKHNKDKYKKKKKYDESDEDFDDDFCLNDYDHTTPGMIGIMNSNNINSSDYKSNNMDSSFQDFDGSHMSYNQLGEGNFNDFGAPNGMNQGGMNQGGMNQGGMNQGGMNQGGMNQGGVGHANHPFDSPHFAKDNYNSKYINSLNAEMVNAANNQLCLDDFSSHPFNNKMGYPNNFNMKLSEEGELGKMKYGNGGQANGGLANSRMGNNHPSNNHPSNNHPSNNHPSNNHHGNNHHGNNHHGNNHPNNNKSSNSNKINMHSYDPFDSNISTGADKNRYNNGAMDNLNYFNGSNFPNSNQQGSMNNRLFLMNKRNSLNHNYSQQNSNGNSMYSHFATTQNPYMMNNQNMINAKMLYDNNMNGSKNKNFHSSSNPNSPFMLNGGMNGGINGGINGGINGGTISNANNGNGAQGSHSNNMNNAMAYCNQGNLNDRTKWHDNGSSNSAINSANGGGGNPSSNNNGGSHSADFSPVIVSDKNPFSLQNIISNNKKSPNYMNNMTDEMNRYMYK, encoded by the exons atgtCATCGGCCACACAATTAGGGATCTCGGAGAGGGAGTATGAAGAAGCCCTCGCGGTGGAAAAGCTCTTTTTCCTGTCGTCTAAAGAAAGATGCAATTACTGCAGTATTGGAAAACCAACCTTCGTTGATACGTACAATTACGAATTTATATGCGACAAATGTTCATTCAGAagtaaacacaaaaaaagaatcggTGAAGACTCCATCAGTTACTATGATGTGCAGaagctagaaaaaaaatttggagtaGCATCTACATCAAATCATAATAGCAGCA aaaagaaagaaaaaaaaaaaaataaagaaaaggacaGAAGTGGGGGAGATCGAGATCGAGACAGAGATAGAAGAAAAGACAAACATAACaaagataaatataagaagaaaaagaaatatgatgAATCGGATGAAGATTTTGATGATGATTTTTGTCTTAACGATTATGATCATACCACCCCTGGCATGATAGGAATTATGAATTCGAATAATATTAACAGTTCAGATTATAAGAGTAACAATATGGACAGTAGCTTCCAAGACTTTGATGGGAGCCACATGAGTTATAATCAACTAGGGGAGGGTAATTTTAACGACTTTGGCGCGCCGAACGGAATGAACCAAGGAGGCATGAACCAAGGTGGCATGAACCAAGGTGGCATGAACCAAGGTGGCATGAACCAAGGTGGCATGAACCAAGGTGGCGTGGGTCATGCGAATCACCCCTTCgactctccccattttgcgaaagACAACTACAATTCGAAGTACATTAATTCTCTGAATGCCGAAATGGTGAATGCCGCGAACAATCAGTTATGCTTGGACGACTTTAGCTCCCACCCttttaataacaaaatgggttaccctaacaattttaatatgaagCTTAGCGAGGAGGGGGAGCTAGGCAAAATGAAGTATGGCAATGGTGGGCAGGCGAACGGCGGCCTTGCGAACAGCCGCATGGGCAACAACCACCCCAGTAACAACCACCCCAGTAACAACCACCCCAGTAACAACCACCCCAGTAACAACCACCACGGTAACAACCACCACGGTAACAACCACCACGGTAACAACCACCCCAATAACAACAAAAGCAGCAACAGTAATAAGATAAACATGCACTCGTACGACCCCTTCGATAGTAACATCAGCACCGGTGCTGACAAAAACAGATACAACAATGGGGCGATGGATAACTTAAACTATTTTAATGGTTCAAACTTCCCGAACAGCAACCAGCAGGGAAGTATGAACAACAGACTCTTCCTGATGAATAAGAGAAATTCCTTAAACCACAATTACAGCCAACAGAATAGCAACGGCAATTCCATGTACAGTCATTTTGCAACCACACAGAATCCATACATGATGAATAACCAGAATATGATTAATGCTAAGATGctttatgataataatatgaatggttctaaaaataaaaactttcATAGTAGTAGTAACCCCAACTCTCCATTTATGTTAAATGGTGGGATGAATGGAGGCATAAATGGAGGCATAAATGGTGGCATAAATGGAGGCACAATTAGCAACGCAAATAATGGAAACGGCGCCCAGGGTTCTCACAGCAACAACATGAACAATGCAATGGCATACTGCAACCAGGGAAATTTAAATGATAGGACAAAATGGCACGACAATGGCAGCAGCAATAGCGCCATTAACAGCGCCAACGGTGGTGGTGGTAACCCTAGCAGCAATAATAATGGCGGTTCGCACAGCGCAGATTTTTCTCCCGTCATTGTATCCGATAAAAATCCATTTTCTCTTCAGAATATTATTTCGAACAATAAGAAGTCCCCCAATTATATGAACAACATGACCGACGAGATGAATAGGTACATGTATAAGTAG
- a CDS encoding hypothetical protein (putative), with the protein MTRGNQREVDRIRSSKRNDKAKQNSTVKDASKNLNVICKLCRHTFMCTVNPSILKEHHEKKHAKH; encoded by the coding sequence ATGACGAGAGGCAACCAACGCGAAGTGGACAGAATCAGGTCATCTAAACGAAATGACAaggcaaaacaaaacagcaCCGTTAAAGATGCCTCAAAGAACTTGAACGTTATTTGTAAATTATGTAGACACACCTTTATGTGTACAGTTAACCCGTCCATCCTGAAGGAACACCATGAGAAGAAGCACGCGAAGCAT
- a CDS encoding hypothetical protein (putative) → MPKYYCEYCDIYLTHSSPVGRRQHIQGRKHISAKIEYFQNLLREEGITPQNFLGFLGNDAFNNVLGNPMMNNMMPGNFPMRMKCNNMKHHSHHSRHSHRHHMSHGRYSRERHGHHSYSSKYHSHPMHMNSNSIGSMSGFQNNKYSGSFFPPPNSMHGNGKMFNNVIRDLVSNVNIENDPSKDSQNEGRIGANAIDNSSSSIHDKGDQGDQRDHANHADRADQTDQGDNTDPVNADDGTVNKNDEVSVDA, encoded by the coding sequence ATGCCAAAGTACTACTGTGAATATTGCGACATCTACCTAACGCACAGCTCCCCAGTGGGGCGCAGACAGCACATTCAAGGGAGAAAACACATAAGTGCAAAAATTGAGTATTTCCAAAATTTGCTAAGGGAAGAAGGCATAACCCCACAGAACTTTTTAGGGTTTCTAGGAAACGACGCGTTCAATAATGTACTAGGAAACCCAATGATGAATAATATGATGCCAGGAAATTTCCCCATGCGTATGAAATGTAACAATATGAAGCACCACTCACATCATTCGCGTCATTCACATCGCCATCATATGTCCCATGGTAGGTACTCCAGGGAAAGGCACGGGCATCATAGTTACTCTAGTAAATATCACTCGCACCCTATGCACATGAATAGCAATAGCATCGGTAGCATGTCAGGGTTTCAAAACAATAAATATTCTGGtagttttttccccccaccaAATTCTATGCATGGTAATGGGAAGATGTTTAATAATGTCATTCGAGACTTGGTAAGTAATGTAAATATTGAGAATGACCCAAGTAAGGACAGTCAGAATGAGGGACGAATTGGAGCTAATGCGATTGACAACTCAAGTAGCAGCATACACGATAAGGGAGATCAAGGCGATCAGCGGGATCATGCCAATCACGCCGATCGGGCCGACCAGACCGATCAGGGAGATAATACCGATCCGGTCAATGCCGATGATGGAACTGTGAATAAGAATGATGAGGTGAGTGTGGATGCC
- a CDS encoding ubiquitin-conjugating enzyme E2 (putative) has translation MSNLAKKRLIRDFRKLQADSPYGVSGSPIGNDIMKWRAVIFGPADTPWEGGTFQLELLFGNEYPNKPPKVKFLTKMFHPNIYMDGNICIDILQKQWSPIYDISAILTSIQSLLSDPNPNSPANQEAALLFVENRIEYNRRIKNCVKDSISFIDHKVQEEEDGKA, from the exons ATGTCTAATTTGGCGAAAAAGAGATTAATTCGGGACTTTAGAAAATTGCAAGCTGATTCACCTTACGGAGTTAGCGGCTCCCCAATAGGGAATGACATTATGAAATGGAGGGCGGTTATTTTCGGGCCAGCAGACACCCCTTGGGAGGGAG GCACCTTTCAGCTGGAACTTTTATTTGGAAATGAATACCCAAACAAACCTCCCAAAGTCAAATTTTTGACCAAAATGTTTCACcccaatatatatatggacGGAAACATATGTATTGACATTCTCCAAAAGCAGTGGAGTCCTATTTACGACATTTCTGCAATACTGACCTCCATTCAGTCCTTACTGAGTGACCCGAACCCGAACAGCCCAGCCAATCAGGAAGCTGCCCTCCTCTTTGTGGAGAACAGAATTGAATATAACCGAAGAATTAAGAACTGTGTCAAGGATTCCATCAGTTTTATCGATCACAAGGTgcaggaagaggaggacggCAAGGCTTAA